A genome region from Astyanax mexicanus isolate ESR-SI-001 chromosome 19, AstMex3_surface, whole genome shotgun sequence includes the following:
- the LOC103031051 gene encoding serine/threonine-protein kinase/endoribonuclease ire-1 isoform X1, whose product MANDYESFVDRNRAELVQRVSSVMPLADVLMSRGMLKNEPYSEIQAERTSQAKMRALFRFLKSRNQKVAFFHALKKNEPFLVEELEHGPRPEGPTEASHGTQESSSGARHGEEDSEKVEIALEERWHKISQRWQAKLQDLLKEQNLQSVGNRKLFLCTEANYEIGAGCNGTTVYIGMKADGTEVAIKRMVKSCNKELQNEMSLLRAPELESCYIVKYVDFVEDEAFYYLALQLCEYTLEEYMEHIQQKEEEDKWKALRKVAKEVLLGLKVLHDNGVLHRDIKPQNVLIDVKENTRLADFGFSRRLNSASTRITGRAGTQGWEAAEILDDENENEGNVEYKKSSDMQVAGMLVHYILSEGHHPFGKGRRIEQNIIDGKAELHQIILQDVEAKDLIEEMIHKDPKKRLTIGEAIDHPYFWDDARRDFFLRKVGDEKAVQRYLEVDQTLCDAVAKYTEGRSVSGWKHKIPTDNPDMLSVDSKLPDNLLGLLRYFRNSLVHPKKKFVGFEIFKDLYPDFFICANKLAKEMRWTD is encoded by the exons ATGGCCAATGATT ATGAATCCTTTGTGGACAGAAATAGAGCAGAGCTTGTGCAGCGTGTTTCTTCAGTAATGCCGCTGGCTGATGTGCTGATGTCACGGGGGATGTTAAAAAATGAGCCATATtcagaaattcaagcagaaagGACCTCTCAGGCCAAAATGAGAGCACTCTTCAGGTTTTTGAAGAGCAGAAATCAAAAAGTTGCATTTTtccatgcactgaaaaaaaatgagccGTTTCTTGTTGAAGAGCTGGAGCACGGACCCAGACCTGAAG GACCCACAGAAGCATCACATGGAACTCAGGAATCTTCCTCTGGAGCTAGGCATGGAGAAGAAGACAGCGAGAAGGTTGAGATTGCTCTTGAAGAACGATGGCATAAAATAAGCCAAAGATGGCAGGCAAAATTACAGGACCTCCTTAAAGAACAAAATTTGCAGAGCGTGGGGAACAGGAAGCTTTTCCTGTGCACAGAGGCCAATTATGAAATTGGAGCTGGATGTAATGGAACCACAGTGTACATTGGAATGAAAGCAGATGGTACTGAAGTAGCCATTAAACGAATGGTCAAGTCTTGCAATAAAGAATTACAAAATGAGATGTCGCTTTTACGAGCCCCAGAGCTTGAGAGCTGCTACATAGTCAAATATGTAGATTTTGTTGAAGACGAAGCCTTTTATTACCTTGCTCTCCAACTTTGTGAATATACTTTGGAAGAATATATGGAACATATTCAGCAGAAAGAAGAAGAGGACAAATGGAAGGCTTTAAGGAAAGTGGCAAAGGAGGTTCTTCTCGGATTAAAGGTCCTCCATGATAATGGCGTGCTCCACCGAGATATAAAACCCCAAAATGTTCTGATCG ATGTGAAAGAAAACACACGACTGGCTGACTTTGGTTTTAGCCGCAGACTAAACAGTGCAAGCACCAGAATCACTGGACGAGCTGGAACCCAAGGCTGGGAGGCAGCAGAGATACTGGATGATGAAAACGAGAATGAAGGAAATGTTGAATATAAAAAGAGCAGCGATATGCAG GTGGCTGGAATGTTGGTGCACTACATCCTTTCAGAAGGGCATCATCCCTTTGGCAAAGGTCGCCGTATAGAGCAAAATATTATTGACGGGAAGGCCGAGCTGCATCAGATTATTCTACAGGATGTGGAAGCGAAGGATCTGATTGAAGAGATGATTCATAAAGATCCAAAGAAGAGACTGACGATTGGAGAGGCCATAGATCATCCTTATTTCTGGGATGATGCcag GAGAGATTTTTTCCTAAGGAAAGTCGGGGATGAGAAAGCTGTTCAGAGGTACTTAGAGGTGGACCAAACCCTTTGCGAtgctgtggctaaatacactgaAGGCAGATCCGTTTCTGGGTGGAAACATAAG ATACCCACAGATAATCCAGACATGCTAAGTGTTGACAGTAAACTTCCAGACAATCTACTTGGACTGTTACGTTACTTTCGTAACTCACTGGTGCACCC CAAGAAAAAGTTTGTGGGCTTTGAGATTTTCAAAGACTTGTATCCAGACTTCTTCATCTGTGCAAACAAGCTGGCGAAAGAGATGCGTTGGACAGATTAA
- the LOC103031051 gene encoding serine/threonine-protein kinase/endoribonuclease ire-1 isoform X2 — protein MANDYESFVDRNRAELVQRVSSVMPLADVLMSRGMLKNEPYSEIQAERTSQAKMRALFRFLKSRNQKVAFFHALKKNEPFLVEELEHGPRPEGPTEASHGTQESSSGARHGEEDSEKVEIALEERWHKISQRWQAKLQDLLKEQNLQSVGNRKLFLCTEANYEIGAGCNGTTVYIGMKADGTEVAIKRMVKSCNKELQNEMSLLRAPELESCYIVKYVDFVEDEAFYYLALQLCEYTLEEYMEHIQQKEEEDKWKALRKVAKEVLLGLKVLHDNGVLHRDIKPQNVLIDVKENTRLADFGFSRRLNSASTRITGRAGTQGWEAAEILDDENENEGNVEYKKSSDMQVAGMLVHYILSEGHHPFGKGRRIEQNIIDGKAELHQIILQDVEAKDLIEEMIHKDPKKRLTIGEAIDHPYFWDDARCSLPLLL, from the exons ATGGCCAATGATT ATGAATCCTTTGTGGACAGAAATAGAGCAGAGCTTGTGCAGCGTGTTTCTTCAGTAATGCCGCTGGCTGATGTGCTGATGTCACGGGGGATGTTAAAAAATGAGCCATATtcagaaattcaagcagaaagGACCTCTCAGGCCAAAATGAGAGCACTCTTCAGGTTTTTGAAGAGCAGAAATCAAAAAGTTGCATTTTtccatgcactgaaaaaaaatgagccGTTTCTTGTTGAAGAGCTGGAGCACGGACCCAGACCTGAAG GACCCACAGAAGCATCACATGGAACTCAGGAATCTTCCTCTGGAGCTAGGCATGGAGAAGAAGACAGCGAGAAGGTTGAGATTGCTCTTGAAGAACGATGGCATAAAATAAGCCAAAGATGGCAGGCAAAATTACAGGACCTCCTTAAAGAACAAAATTTGCAGAGCGTGGGGAACAGGAAGCTTTTCCTGTGCACAGAGGCCAATTATGAAATTGGAGCTGGATGTAATGGAACCACAGTGTACATTGGAATGAAAGCAGATGGTACTGAAGTAGCCATTAAACGAATGGTCAAGTCTTGCAATAAAGAATTACAAAATGAGATGTCGCTTTTACGAGCCCCAGAGCTTGAGAGCTGCTACATAGTCAAATATGTAGATTTTGTTGAAGACGAAGCCTTTTATTACCTTGCTCTCCAACTTTGTGAATATACTTTGGAAGAATATATGGAACATATTCAGCAGAAAGAAGAAGAGGACAAATGGAAGGCTTTAAGGAAAGTGGCAAAGGAGGTTCTTCTCGGATTAAAGGTCCTCCATGATAATGGCGTGCTCCACCGAGATATAAAACCCCAAAATGTTCTGATCG ATGTGAAAGAAAACACACGACTGGCTGACTTTGGTTTTAGCCGCAGACTAAACAGTGCAAGCACCAGAATCACTGGACGAGCTGGAACCCAAGGCTGGGAGGCAGCAGAGATACTGGATGATGAAAACGAGAATGAAGGAAATGTTGAATATAAAAAGAGCAGCGATATGCAG GTGGCTGGAATGTTGGTGCACTACATCCTTTCAGAAGGGCATCATCCCTTTGGCAAAGGTCGCCGTATAGAGCAAAATATTATTGACGGGAAGGCCGAGCTGCATCAGATTATTCTACAGGATGTGGAAGCGAAGGATCTGATTGAAGAGATGATTCATAAAGATCCAAAGAAGAGACTGACGATTGGAGAGGCCATAGATCATCCTTATTTCTGGGATGATGCcag GTGCTCTCTGCCTCTGCTGCTTTAA